From a region of the Bradyrhizobium diazoefficiens genome:
- a CDS encoding SRPBCC family protein, translated as MACIHNDISLDASARDVWDAVRDFGALHERLAPGFVTACTLDGDARVVTFANGSVAREVLVDCDDARQRLVYAISNERLKHYSASVQVIADGETRCRLVWIIDMLPNELAPYIQGQTKEAVAALHRAFPAAA; from the coding sequence ATGGCCTGCATTCACAACGACATTTCCCTCGACGCCTCCGCGCGCGATGTCTGGGACGCGGTGCGCGACTTCGGCGCGCTGCATGAGCGGCTGGCGCCCGGCTTCGTCACCGCCTGCACGCTCGACGGCGATGCGCGCGTCGTCACCTTCGCCAACGGTTCGGTGGCGCGCGAGGTGCTGGTCGATTGCGACGACGCGCGGCAGCGTCTCGTCTATGCCATCAGCAACGAGCGGCTGAAGCATTACAGCGCCTCGGTGCAGGTGATCGCGGACGGCGAAACGAGGTGCCGCCTTGTCTGGATCATCGACATGCTGCCGAACGAGCTGGCGCCCTATATTCAGGGGCAGACGAAGGAGGCGGTGGCCGCCTTGCACCGGGCGTTTCCGGCCGCGGCCTGA
- a CDS encoding MATE family efflux transporter: MSDIAEIPVDEQERPLPPPPRPVRSALTDGPILRTLLSLAWPNVIALSAGTCVVIAETSYIGRLGVEALAAMALVFPTVILTMTMSGGAMGGAVASAIARALGAGDRERAGTLAVHAMLIGISFGLVFMLGMLIFGPRVLEMLGGRGAVLTHAIAYTQVFFGGAVLPWLLNTMAGVLRGTGNMKLPSLLILNSAAWQIVLGGTLGLGLGPVPQFGMRGVAAGALIAYSMNICIMGWYLFSGRARIALRLRGLRIRWAMFFDILKVGAIACFSPLQSVLTISIFTHMLAKFGTAILAGYGIGARLEFLLTSIAFSFGIACVPMVGMAIGAGRIARARRIAWTASAAAFVAVGTPACLVASFPDLWVDIFTDSAAVHAASHQYLSTVGPFYAFFGLATTMYFSSQGAAKVIGPVLAQTARLIYISAAGWWLSTHEATAQSFFWLAASSMVLLGVLSCSSVVLTRWGPRESKAAIRPALSGIAD; the protein is encoded by the coding sequence ATGTCCGACATCGCCGAAATCCCGGTCGATGAGCAAGAGCGTCCGCTGCCGCCGCCTCCGCGGCCGGTGCGAAGCGCGCTGACCGACGGACCGATCCTGCGCACGCTGCTCTCCCTCGCCTGGCCCAACGTGATCGCGCTCTCGGCCGGCACCTGCGTGGTGATCGCGGAGACCTCCTATATCGGCCGGCTCGGCGTCGAGGCGCTGGCGGCGATGGCGCTGGTGTTCCCGACCGTGATCCTGACCATGACGATGTCGGGCGGCGCCATGGGCGGTGCGGTGGCCTCGGCCATCGCACGCGCGCTCGGCGCCGGCGATCGCGAACGCGCCGGCACGCTCGCCGTACATGCGATGCTGATCGGCATCAGCTTCGGCCTCGTCTTCATGCTGGGCATGCTGATCTTCGGACCGCGCGTTCTGGAAATGCTCGGTGGCCGCGGCGCCGTGTTGACGCATGCGATCGCCTACACGCAGGTGTTTTTCGGCGGCGCCGTGCTGCCCTGGCTGCTCAACACCATGGCGGGCGTCTTGCGCGGCACCGGCAACATGAAGCTGCCGTCGCTGCTGATCCTCAACTCCGCGGCCTGGCAGATCGTGCTCGGCGGCACGCTCGGCCTCGGGCTCGGCCCGGTGCCGCAGTTCGGCATGCGCGGCGTCGCGGCCGGCGCGCTGATCGCCTATTCCATGAACATCTGCATCATGGGCTGGTACCTGTTCTCCGGCCGCGCGCGCATTGCACTGAGGCTGCGCGGCTTGCGAATCCGATGGGCGATGTTTTTCGACATCCTGAAGGTCGGCGCGATCGCCTGCTTCTCGCCGCTGCAATCGGTACTGACGATATCGATCTTCACCCACATGCTGGCGAAGTTCGGCACCGCGATCCTCGCCGGCTACGGCATCGGCGCGCGGCTCGAATTCCTGCTGACCTCGATCGCGTTCTCGTTCGGCATCGCCTGCGTGCCAATGGTTGGGATGGCGATCGGCGCAGGCCGCATCGCACGCGCCCGGCGTATCGCCTGGACCGCCAGTGCTGCCGCTTTCGTGGCGGTCGGTACGCCGGCGTGCCTGGTTGCGAGCTTCCCCGATCTCTGGGTCGACATTTTCACCGACAGCGCGGCCGTGCACGCCGCGAGCCATCAATATCTCTCGACCGTCGGACCGTTCTATGCCTTTTTCGGCCTTGCAACGACGATGTATTTTTCCTCGCAAGGCGCGGCCAAGGTGATCGGGCCAGTGCTGGCGCAGACGGCGCGGCTGATCTACATCTCGGCGGCCGGCTGGTGGCTGTCGACCCATGAGGCCACCGCGCAGAGTTTCTTCTGGCTGGCCGCAAGCTCGATGGTCCTCCTCGGCGTGCTCTCGTGCTCCAGCGTGGTGCTGACGCGCTGGGGGCCCCGCGAGAGCAAGGCTGCGATCAGACCGGCTCTCTCGGGTATCGCCGACTAG
- a CDS encoding 2'-deoxycytidine 5'-triphosphate deaminase — protein MTFTVAPDANGILPDRMIAAMAEAGLVLPAYDFVESQIQPASLDLRLGDIAYRVRASFLPGPGATVAERIDELKLHEFSLADGAVLETNCVYIVPLLESLALPPEIVAAANPKSSTGRLDVFTRVIADGTRRFDMIGAGYHGPLYAEISPKTFPVLVREGSRLSQVRFRTGDAILNADELDGLHAAERLVDIDDADLSGGVAVSVDLSGEKASGFVGYRAKRHTGVVDVDRRSGYAVEDFWEPISARPDGSLILDPGEFYILASKEAVQVPPDYAAEMVPFDPLVGEFRVHYAGFFDPGFGYAGAGGLGSRAVLEVRSREVPFILEHGQIVGRLVYEKMLARPDAMYGQRIGSNYQAQGLKLSKHFRV, from the coding sequence TTGACGTTCACGGTCGCGCCCGACGCCAATGGTATCCTGCCCGACCGCATGATCGCGGCGATGGCGGAGGCGGGACTCGTCCTGCCCGCCTACGACTTCGTCGAGAGTCAGATCCAGCCGGCAAGCCTCGATTTGCGCCTCGGCGACATCGCCTATCGCGTGCGCGCCAGCTTCCTGCCCGGTCCCGGCGCCACCGTCGCCGAACGTATCGACGAATTGAAGCTGCACGAGTTCAGCCTCGCCGACGGCGCGGTGCTGGAGACCAACTGCGTCTACATCGTGCCGCTGCTGGAGAGCCTCGCGCTGCCGCCGGAAATCGTTGCGGCCGCGAACCCGAAGAGCTCCACCGGCCGGCTCGACGTCTTCACCCGTGTGATCGCCGATGGCACCCGGCGCTTCGACATGATCGGCGCCGGCTATCACGGCCCGCTCTATGCCGAGATCAGCCCGAAGACCTTTCCGGTGCTGGTGCGCGAGGGCTCGCGCCTGTCGCAGGTGCGTTTCCGCACCGGTGACGCCATCCTCAACGCCGACGAGCTCGATGGCTTGCATGCCGCCGAACGCCTCGTCGACATCGACGATGCCGATCTGTCCGGCGGCGTCGCCGTCTCCGTCGACCTGTCCGGCGAAAAAGCAAGCGGCTTCGTCGGTTACCGCGCCAAGCGCCACACCGGCGTCGTCGACGTCGACCGCCGTTCCGGCTACGCGGTGGAAGATTTTTGGGAGCCGATCTCGGCGCGCCCCGACGGCAGCCTGATCCTCGATCCCGGCGAATTCTACATCCTCGCCTCGAAAGAGGCGGTGCAAGTGCCGCCCGATTACGCTGCGGAGATGGTGCCGTTCGATCCGCTGGTCGGCGAATTCCGCGTGCACTATGCCGGATTCTTCGATCCCGGCTTCGGCTATGCCGGCGCCGGCGGGCTGGGATCGCGCGCCGTGCTCGAAGTGCGTTCGCGCGAAGTGCCGTTTATCCTCGAGCACGGACAGATCGTCGGCCGCCTCGTCTACGAAAAGATGCTGGCGCGTCCCGACGCGATGTACGGCCAGCGCATCGGCTCCAACTACCAGGCGCAGGGCTTGAAGCTGTCGAAGCATTTTCGGGTGTAG
- a CDS encoding VOC family protein: MYDHIGLRVADLDAATRFYTAVLAPLGYVLCSSGDGYAGFGPKGEPALWLHLNKGRKADGAHIAFRAGNHNAVKAFHSEGLKSGGRDNGGAGPRNDYSPTYYAAFLIDPDGNNIEAVCS, encoded by the coding sequence ATGTACGACCACATCGGACTTCGCGTTGCCGATCTCGACGCCGCCACGCGCTTCTACACCGCCGTGCTGGCGCCGCTCGGCTACGTCCTGTGCTCCAGCGGCGACGGTTATGCCGGCTTCGGGCCGAAGGGCGAGCCGGCACTGTGGCTGCACCTGAACAAGGGCCGCAAGGCCGACGGCGCGCACATTGCGTTTCGCGCCGGAAATCATAACGCGGTCAAGGCGTTTCACAGCGAAGGGCTGAAGAGCGGCGGCCGCGACAATGGCGGCGCCGGGCCGCGCAACGATTACAGCCCGACCTATTACGCGGCGTTCCTGATCGACCCTGATGGCAACAATATCGAGGCGGTGTGTAGCTGA
- a CDS encoding PAS domain S-box protein, which translates to MSNQSELDAKIAEDVADALIYSDRSGTIMRWNRAATALFGFSAAEALGQNLDLIIPEHLRAAHWKGFEAALASGRTRLAGKPTLTRALHKSGRKLYIEMTFALVRDSGGNVLGSVAMARDVTERVERERAAKTSPPQTS; encoded by the coding sequence ATGAGCAATCAATCCGAACTCGACGCAAAAATCGCCGAAGACGTCGCGGATGCGCTGATCTATTCGGATCGCTCCGGCACGATCATGCGCTGGAACCGTGCAGCGACGGCCCTGTTCGGCTTCTCCGCTGCGGAAGCGCTCGGCCAGAATCTCGACCTGATCATTCCCGAACACCTGCGCGCCGCGCACTGGAAAGGCTTTGAAGCCGCGCTCGCCAGCGGCAGGACGAGACTTGCGGGCAAGCCGACACTGACCCGCGCGCTGCACAAGAGCGGACGCAAGCTCTACATCGAGATGACGTTCGCGCTGGTGCGGGATTCCGGCGGCAACGTCCTCGGATCCGTGGCGATGGCGCGCGATGTCACCGAACGCGTCGAGCGAGAGCGCGCGGCCAAGACGTCGCCGCCGCAAACTTCGTGA
- a CDS encoding AraC family transcriptional regulator, which produces MDDTTLLTTRSMTVSEFRCDAGPGDTPFAECRTGHSIAYVRSGSFGCHCRAGFFELVAGAMLVGAPGEEYTCTHEHVSGDVCLSFFLSEDMVDALGGRRESWQVGATPPLPELMVLGELAQTAADGNSDIGLDEVGQILAARFIDVVSGKARKPATPTARDRRRAVEAALWIDDNSHAEVDLEQAARQAGLSPFHFLRLFSSVLGVTPHQYLVRSRLRHAARLLTDDDIAVTDIAYDVGFGDLSNFVRTFHRAAGVSPTKFRQASKGERKILQERIALN; this is translated from the coding sequence ATGGATGACACCACGCTGCTGACGACACGTTCGATGACCGTCTCCGAGTTTCGCTGCGATGCGGGACCGGGCGACACGCCATTTGCCGAATGCCGCACCGGGCATTCCATCGCCTATGTCCGTTCCGGCAGCTTCGGCTGTCATTGCCGCGCCGGTTTCTTCGAGCTGGTGGCGGGCGCGATGCTGGTCGGCGCGCCCGGCGAGGAATACACCTGCACGCATGAGCATGTCAGCGGCGATGTCTGCCTGTCGTTCTTCCTCAGCGAGGACATGGTCGATGCCCTCGGCGGGCGGCGCGAGAGCTGGCAGGTCGGCGCCACGCCGCCACTGCCCGAATTGATGGTGCTGGGCGAGCTCGCCCAGACGGCGGCAGATGGCAACAGCGACATCGGCCTCGACGAGGTCGGCCAGATCCTGGCCGCCCGCTTCATCGACGTCGTCTCGGGCAAGGCGCGCAAGCCGGCCACCCCGACCGCGCGCGACCGCCGCCGCGCCGTCGAGGCCGCGTTGTGGATCGACGACAACTCCCATGCCGAGGTCGATCTCGAACAGGCTGCAAGGCAGGCCGGCCTCAGCCCGTTCCATTTCCTGCGGCTGTTCTCGAGCGTGCTCGGCGTCACCCCGCATCAATATCTGGTGCGCTCGCGGCTACGGCACGCGGCGCGGCTGCTCACCGACGACGACATCGCCGTCACCGACATCGCCTATGACGTCGGTTTCGGCGATCTCTCCAACTTCGTCCGCACCTTCCACCGCGCTGCCGGCGTATCGCCGACCAAGTTCCGCCAGGCCTCGAAGGGGGAGCGCAAGATTCTCCAAGAGCGGATTGCACTCAACTGA
- a CDS encoding O-succinylhomoserine sulfhydrylase — MSKSPAAYRPETRLVHSGTLRSQYGETSESLFLTQGYVYDSAEQCEARFKGEDPGFIYSRYSNPTIAMFERRMIELEGAEAARSAATGMAAVTTAILAPLKAGDHLVASKALFGSCLYVVQDLLPRYGIETTLVDGLDLDQWQRALRPNTRTFFLESPTNPTLDVLDIPGIAEIAHKGGARLVVDNVFATPIWQSPLALGADVVVYSATKHIDGQGRCLGGIILSSEAFIAEHIHNFMRQTGPSISPFNAWVLLKGLETLGVRVRAQTDTAARIAAVLASHPKVSRLVYPGRADHPQAALVKKQMRGGSTLVGFEVKGGKAAAFRVLNELKLARISNNLGDAKSLVTHPATTTHQRLKPEDRAALGIGEGFIRFSAGLEHADDLIDDLTAALEKA, encoded by the coding sequence ATGTCGAAGTCGCCTGCTGCTTATCGTCCCGAAACCCGCCTGGTCCATTCCGGCACTTTGCGCTCGCAATATGGCGAGACGTCGGAGTCGCTGTTCCTGACGCAAGGCTATGTCTACGACAGCGCCGAGCAGTGCGAGGCGCGGTTCAAGGGCGAGGATCCGGGCTTCATCTATTCGCGCTACTCCAATCCCACCATCGCAATGTTCGAGCGCCGCATGATCGAGCTCGAGGGCGCAGAGGCCGCCCGCTCGGCGGCGACCGGCATGGCCGCGGTGACGACCGCGATCCTGGCGCCGCTCAAGGCCGGCGATCATTTGGTGGCCTCAAAAGCGCTGTTCGGCTCGTGCCTCTACGTCGTGCAGGACCTGTTGCCGCGCTACGGCATCGAGACCACGCTGGTCGACGGCCTCGACCTCGACCAGTGGCAGCGCGCATTGCGGCCGAACACCAGGACGTTCTTCCTGGAGAGCCCGACCAACCCGACGCTCGACGTGCTCGACATCCCGGGAATCGCCGAGATTGCGCACAAGGGCGGCGCGAGGCTCGTCGTCGACAACGTGTTCGCAACGCCGATCTGGCAAAGCCCGCTCGCACTCGGGGCCGACGTCGTGGTCTATTCCGCGACCAAGCATATCGACGGCCAGGGCCGCTGCCTCGGCGGCATCATCCTGTCCTCGGAAGCCTTCATCGCCGAGCACATCCACAATTTCATGCGCCAGACGGGCCCGTCGATCTCGCCGTTCAACGCCTGGGTCCTGCTCAAGGGCCTGGAGACGCTGGGCGTGCGCGTGCGCGCGCAGACCGATACGGCAGCGCGCATCGCCGCCGTGCTGGCGAGCCACCCCAAGGTTTCGCGGCTGGTCTATCCCGGCCGCGCCGATCATCCGCAGGCGGCGCTGGTGAAGAAGCAGATGCGCGGCGGCTCGACCCTGGTCGGCTTCGAGGTCAAGGGCGGCAAGGCGGCGGCGTTCCGCGTGCTCAATGAGCTCAAGCTTGCGAGGATCTCGAACAATCTCGGCGACGCCAAGAGCCTCGTCACGCATCCGGCGACGACGACGCATCAGCGCCTGAAGCCGGAAGACCGCGCCGCGCTCGGCATCGGCGAAGGTTTTATCCGCTTCTCCGCGGGGCTCGAGCATGCGGATGATCTGATCGACGATCTGACGGCGGCGCTGGAGAAGGCGTGA